The Halostagnicola larsenii XH-48 region CTACCTTCCGCGTTTCGATCGTATCGGGCGTCCGGTTCACCATGCTTAGCGAGGGGTCTTCGTCGTCGTGGTCAGGCATCTCGTCGCCGGGTTCTTCGGGCGGTTCGACGCCGATCCCTTCCGCGACCCGCGTGGCGAACTCGTGGTCGACGTTGTTGAAGAGGTCGTAGACGGTCCGCTTGCGGATCTCCATGCGATCGACCTTCCCGAGTTCGAAGTGGGCGGCTTCGACGATGTTCTGTTTTTCCGTTTCGGTCATGCTGTTCCAGAACAGCCGCGCCTGCGAGAAGTGCTCCTCGAAGCTCTCGGATCGGTTGCGGATCTTTTGCCCGTCGATTTTCTCGGCGAAGTGTTCGTAGCCCCCCTCTTCCTCGGGAACTTCCTCGGGATAGTCGTCGCCGATCGAGTTCGGTTTGTACGACGCCTTGCCCTGGTTGATCTCCTGGCGCATGAACCCGGCCCGTTGGTTGTTGTGCCGTTCGGCGACCGGCCGGTTGATCGGAATCTCGTCCCAGTTGGCGCCGTTGAAGCGGTTGAGTTGGGTGTCCTGGTAGGAGAAGAGCCGACCCTGCAAGAGCGGGTCGTTCGTGAAGTCGATCCCCGGAACGACGTTGCCGGGGTGGAACGCGACCTGTTCGACCTCGGCGAAGAAGTTGTCCGGTCGCTCGTTCAAGACCATCTTCCCGATCGGCCTGACCGGGACCTCGGTTTCGGGGATGATCTTCGTCGGATCGAGCAGGTCGAAATCGAACCGGTCGGCCTCGTCCTCCTCGACGATCTGGACGCCGAATTCCCACTCGAGTTCGTAGCCCTCGTCGATGACCTCGTAGAGCCCCTCGCGGTTGAAGTCGGGGTTCTTGCCCGCGATTTTCTGGGTTTCGTCCCAGACGAGCTGGTTCGTGCCGAGTTTCGGTTCCCAGTGGAACTTGACGAAGACCGACTCGCCGTCGTCGTTGACGAACCGGAACGTGTGGACGCCAAAGCCCTGCATCATCCGGAAGGATCGGGGGAGCGCCCGCCCGGAAAGCAGCCACATGAGCATGTGCGTGATTTCGGGCTTCAGCGAGGCGAAGTCCCAGAAGGTGTCGTGGGCGGAGGCGGCCTGCGGAATCGCGTCGTCGGGCTCGGGCTTGATCGCGTGGACCAGGTCGGGGAACTCCATCGCGTCCTGAATGAAAAAGACCGGCATGTTGTTCCCGACCAGATCCCAGTTGCCCTCCTCGGTGTAGAACTTGGTCGCGAAGCCGCGTACGTCCCGTACCGTGTCCGCGGAGCCTCGAGAGCCGACGACCGTCGAGAACCGGGTGAACACCGGCGTCTTCTGGTCGGAATCTTGCAGGAACGACGCTTTCGTCAGCTCGGAGATGTCGTCGTACTCGCCCAGATCGGGATCCTCGTAGGGCTGATAGTACCCGTGAGCGCCCGTGCCGCGGGCGTGGACGACCCGCTCGGGGATCGACTCGTGGTCGAACTGGGTCATTTTCTCCCGGAAGTGAAAGTCCTCCATGATCGTCGGCCCGCGCTCGCCCGCCTTGAGCGAGTTGTCGGTGTCCGTGATCTTGACGCCGTGATCGGAGGTCAGCTGTTCGCCCTCCTGGTTCTCCCGGACCTCCTCGAGCTGGTCCTGCTTGCTCTCCCCGTCGATTTCGCCGCCAGCGTCGTCGCTCGTTCCGGTCTGTCCCGACCCCGTCTCGTCGTCGGAACCGCCGTCGGTCATCTCCGTTGGGCTCGACTCGTCGGCCGGTTCTTCCCGGCCCGATTCGGTCTCGGTCGCGTTCGATGGCTCCGCCTCGGTATCGTCGTTCGAATCGTGTTCTGACATGATAGTGCTCCCTCGAGATGCGGTCACGGGTTCGCGGTCCGTCGACTGTCGACGGCGGTCTCTCCGTGCCCGTGTTATCTAGCGGGCCATAACCAGCGGTATAAACGCTCGGCACTCCCTTGCAAGCCACGGCCGAGCGGTCGGCGAATCGGCTTCACCGCTGGCGGTCAGTTACCGTCCGGTCGCCGAAAAAAGAGCGGTCGTCTCGGAGCCAATCAGGCGCTCTCGAGTCCCCGAAGCACGCCCTGGCCGTCGGTGCCGCCGACGTCGGGAAGCGTGACGCGTTCGGGGTGGGGCATCAACACCGCCACGGAGTCCCGCTCGCCGAGCACGCCCGCGACGTTGTGTTTCGATCCGTTGGGGTTGGCGTCCTCGGTCAGCTCGCCGGTTTCGTCGCAGTACCGAAAGAGGACGCGATCCTCGGCCTCGAGTTCCTCGAGTCGCTCGTCGTCGACCTCGTAACGGCCCTCGCCGTGGGCGATCGGGATCTCGAGTACGTCACCCTCGTCGTAGGCCGCGGTCCAGGGGGTGTCGTCGCGCTCGACGCGGAGATAGACGTGTTCGCACTGAAAGCGCGCGCTCTCGTTGGTCGTGAACGCGCCCTCGGTGAGCCCCGACTCGCAGCCGACCTGCGCGCCGTTACAGACGCCCAGCACGGGAACGCCGTCGGCGGCGGCCTCGCGGATCTCGTCCATGATCGGTGACCGGGCCGCCATTGCGCCGGCCCGGAGGTAGTCGCCGTAGGAGAAGCCGCCGGGGAGGACGATTCCCGAGGTGTCGGCCGGGAGGCCGTCCTCGTGCCAGACGATCTCGGCGTCGATATCGAGGTGAGCGAGTGCGCGTTCGGCGTCTCGGTCGCAGTTCGAGCCGCCGAACCTGATGATTGAAACAGTCATGGTCGATTCACTCCCGTTCGGCCACGTCGATGTCGTAGTCGTGGATCGTCGGGTTCGCGAGCAGCCGTTCGGCCATCTCCTCGACCTCCGCTTCGGCGTCGCCCGCGCTCTCGGCCTCGAGGTCAATCTCGTAGCGGTCGGTCGAACGCAGCGCCTCGAGATCGAAACCGAGCCGCTCGAGCGAGCGTTTTGTGGTCTCGGCCTCGGGATCGAGGACGCCGTGTTTGAGACGAACCGTCACCGTCGCGGTGTAGGCAGTCATTACCTGAATCCCCGTAACCGTGCTCAAAAACCCTTTCGGGTTTGGCCTGTGATACACGTTCGTGGATATTGTCGCTCGCCCTGGGTCACGTGCGATCGGCCGACACTACTTTGACCCCGAAAGACAGGGCTTTTCACGATACGTCGCATGAGACGGTACTGATGTTTCGAGATTCGCTCGAGCGGAGGTGGCAGCGATGACGACCGACGTAACTGAAATCACGGTCGTTGGGGACGACGATACCGGGCTGATCGCCCGAGTGACGAGCCTCCTCTTCGAGCGCGGGATCAATATCGAAGACCTCGATCAGGCGGTCAGAGACGGCGTTTTTCGAATGTACCTCGCCGTCGATACGAGCGAGATGGTCTGTACGAAGGACACGCTTCGAGAGGACTTGGCCGAGCTGGGGACCGATCTCGACCTGGACGTGCAGGTCCGATTCCCCGCCGACCGGGATAACCAGCAGATCGCCGTCCTCGTGACCAAAGAGAGCCACTGCCTTGAGGCGCTGTTCGAGGCGTGGGCCAACGACGAACTGGGGGCCGACATCGGCGTCGTCATCGGGAACCACGACGACCTCGAGCCGCTGGCCGATCACTACGACGTGCCGTTTCACGACATCGGCACCGAATCCGGCCAGCAGGACGAGGAGCGACTCCTCGAGTTGCTCGCGGAGTACGACGCCGACCTGATCGTCCTCGCGCGGTACATGCGGATCCTCAGCCCGAACGTCGTCTTCCGGTACGAGGATCGCATCATCAACGTCCACCCCTCTCTGCTCCCGGCGTTCCCCGGCGCGGAGGCCTACCGGCAGGCCGTCGAGGAGGGCGTCCGCGTCGCGGGCGTCACCGCCCACTACGTCACGACCGACCTCGATCAGGGGCCGGTGATCACCCAGCGCGCCTTCGACGTGCCCGACGACGCCGATCTGGACGAGATGAAACGCCGCGGCCAGCCGCTCGAGGCAGACGCTTTGCTCGAGGCCGTGCGCCTGCACCTGAACGGGGACGTCTCGGTCCACCGCGGTCGGACGACGGTCAGAGAAGACGGCGACGACTACCAGCTCGGACTGCCCGAGGAAGTCGACGACTTCGTGCCGGACCGTCCGATCGACGGGATCGGAAGCGTCGTCGCCGACGAGTAACGGTTCGCAGAACTGGTCATTTTGTTTCTATGGATGAGAGGGGAGCTCCGTTGCTGGTAAGTACAGGGATTTATTGCATCAATAGCTGAACTACCGGTCACTTATTCGGGCCCGATAATCTCAACTTTAATTCCTTCTGGATCTTCACAGTAGAGGGCATAGTAGCCGCCAGCATATGGGTGCTGGTCTTCATACAGAACTCGAGAGTCTGCCCGTTTACGGATGTCCGTAGTCAATTCATCGACTTGTTCACGAGATTCGGCGTGAAACGCGAGGTGATTCAGGCCAGACGCCAATCGGTCAAACGGATGGTCGGAGTTGTCTGCCTCTGTGACCACAATGTAGGTCGGACCGTTACTCCACTCGTTTTTTCGTTCGTAGCCGAGTTTGTCCAGAAACCATCCCCAAAAGTCGATCGACGTCGCTAAATCAGCGGTGCAGAGTTCGACGTGGTGTAGATTGCCAGCGTGGTCAGGGTCTGCGTGATCGTAACCCATAGATACCAAACTACGCGAAACCATCAAAAAATCATCTACTGGAGGCGATCAATTTGCATCTGTGGAGTACAACTTTTCTATTGTGGCAGATATTTGGAAACACTTCAAATATACCTGCTATATCGGATCGATACCAGTAGAACAACACCTTCGTCGCTCCGAAACGTCCGTTTCACTTCCCTAGACCACTATCCGCCCCGACGATCCGTTCGAGAATTTCGGGTGTTCAGGATTGCCACTCCTCGAGACAGTCGTCATCACAGAAATTGCTGTAGGCCGCTTCGTCATCCTCGAGGTTCGTCACGACTCTCCTGTTCGGACTCGCCTCGATCGGGTCGCCGCAGTTGTCACACCGTGGTCCGTCGTCGTCCGGTGAATCAGTCATTAGCGATACGTGGGCCGAAACGCACTTGAACGAACCTGTTGGGTCAGTATTGGCCACCCGAGAGAGAATCGACAAGTGAGCGTCTATTAGAGCTGTTCCGCCGTTTATCGCGTTCTGTCTCGAGCGAAGGTTCGAGACTCGAGTCTCGACGTGTGCCTCGAGCGGCGTTCGCGGGCTCGAGGCCGTCGCGACGCGATAGCCGGACGACGGTCCCGCTTATTAGCTCGGAAACCGTAGCTTGGTACGTTATGGCACATCAAGAGGTCCAACAGGAGCTATTCGTCGATCAGTACACGCTTGGGCTGGTCGGCCCCGATCAGGAGTGGGCCGGCACCGTCGCCGACGGTGGAACGATCGAGACCTACACGCCGCCGGGCTGTTGGGGGCCGATGATCACGCCGGACTTTCGGGGCGGCCACGAGGTCACGCGGCCGATCCGGGTCGAGGGCGCGACAGTCGGCGACGCCATCGCGCTGCGGATTCGGGACGTGTCGGTAACCAGCATGGCGACGAGCACCGGGTCGATGGCCGAACGGGAGGGCGCCTTCGGCGACGATCCGTTCGTCGACCACCGCTGTCCCGAGTGCGGCACGAAGTGGCCCGAGAGCGTCGTCGAGGGGACCGGCGAGGACGCGATCAAGTGCGTCGAGTGCGGCGCGAACGCCTCCTCGTTCGGCTTCGAGTACGGCTACACCGTCGCGTTCGACGACGACCACGAGGTCGGCATCACGCTGGACGGCGACGCAGCCCACGAACTCGCGACGGACGCCGCGAACGTGATGGACATCCCCGAGAACTCGAGACAGCACCCGATCTTGCTCTACGAGCCGGACGAGATGCCGGGCACGCTCGGTCGGCTTCGCCCGTTCATCGGCAACGTCGGGACGACGCCGCCCGTGACGCTCCCCGATTCGCACAACGCGGGCGACTTCGGTCAGTTCCTCGTCGGCGCAGAGCACGACTACGGTGTCGAGACCCAGGAGGACCTCGAGGCCCGCACCGACGGCCACATGGACGTGCCGGAGGTACGGGCCGGCGCGACGCTCATCTGCCCGGTCAAGATCGACGGTGGCGGCGTCTACGTCGGCGATCTCCACGCGAATCAAGGCGACGGCGAACTCTCCTTGCACACGACGGACGTCAGCGGAACGGTGCGGATGGACGTCGAGGTGATCGAGGGCCTCGAACTCGACGGCCCGCTCCTCCTCCCGAACGAGGCGGATCTGCCGTTTATCAGCCGGCCGTACAGCGACGAGGAACGAGAATCCGGCCGGGAACTCGCCGCCGATCACAGCGTCGACCTCGAGGAGGATATGGGCCCGATTCAGGTGATCGGCAGCGGCGAGACTGTCAACGACGCGACCCAGAACGCCTTCGATCGGGCGTCCTCGCTCCTCGAGATGAGCGAGGGCGAGGTTCGTTCGCGGTGTACGTTCACCGGCGGCGTCCAGATCGGTCGGCTCCCCGGCGTCGTCCAGCTCGACCTGCTCGCGCCGATGGCCGTGCTCGAGGATCGCGGTATCGCACACCTCGTTCGCGAGCAGTACGACCTCTAGGCCGTCTGCTCGGCCGCAAGGAGCACACCGATCGCAGCCAAACGGACGGTTAGAACGAGACCTGTTCGTCCTCTCGAGTCTCGCCGAGTGCGGGCGGGGTCCTGTCGGAGTAGAACTTCCGCCCGATCGCCCTGCTGTCGACCATGTTGAAGATCGCCTGGCGCGCTTCAGCGGGCGAATTGTAGGTTTCGTTCGACATCGCACCCAGCAGTTCCTCGAGCGATTCCGAGCCGTCCGGAAGCTCGAGCGCGTACTCGCCGTAGGTGTCGACGAGTTCCTCGTTCGTCGCGGGATAGCCGTGATCGGCGAGCTTCCCTTCGAGGTCGCCGAATTCGATACCGAGTTCGCGGGTAGGACTGTATGAGTTGCTCATCGTTTCGACCGGCACCACCTCCCACGGGCAGCGGTAAACAACCGTGGGGTGCGCATGACGGCATCGGGGCGATACCACGCTCTCCTGGGTGGGTTTCGAACGTTATCGGAGAAACTGCGACAGTTCGTCTCGAGACCGTGCGACTAGATCGATCGTCACTTCGGCGAAGAGCGACCGGTAGTCGGATAGGGGAGTACTCCGCTTTAGTCGGTCGATTCGGCGGTTTCGGCGGCCGCGCTCGATTGGGTCGCCGATTGAGTGGACGACTCTGCGGACGGGGGCGTCAACGTGAACGTGAGAAGGAGCATGACTCCGACGAAGAGCGCCAGCGCAACGCTCGCGAGCGCGGTCACTCCAATGGTCAGGTCGAACGGAACGATGCTAGCTGTCACGGCAGCGGAACTCTCGAGGGACATGAACTGGTGTCTAGTGGCCGTTTGGAGTCGCGTAATATGAGCGTTACTTTTTTCGATTTCGCGCCGATACAATGTGGGTTGCTAGCGTCTAGCAGCTTTTGAGCAGTCCCCGTTCGACCCGATCGAGCGAGTCACTGCTCGTCCCGTTTCGCAGCCACGACGGAAACCCGGTCAACCGATCCGCTGACACCGTTCTACTGTTCCATCACCATCGATAACGACCGCGAGTCCCGTTTCGTCAAGAGAGATGGTGATTTCGGCCGTCCCGTTCTCGAGCAGTTCCACTTCGCTCACCCTCGAGAGAGCCGTCGATCCGCGCTGCATCGCGAGCGGGGTGAGATCGTGGTCGTCGTACAGCGCGATGACGGCCGGGACGGAACCGAGCAAACTCGGTATCGGAACCGGATAGGACATCCAGCACGCCTCGCAGGCGACCGTGGCATAGACCGTCTCGAGTTGGAGGTACAGTTCCGGGATCGTCTCCCGCGGAAACGAGATCGTGGCCGGTCCCCAGCAGTACGGACAGACCCCGCGACGAATCGATTCGATATCGGCCGCGTGTCGCCGGAGTGCGAGTTCCACGAGCGTCTCGAGTGACTGGTGGCTGGCGGCGACTGGCGGGACCGGATAGCCGAGCGTAGTCCCATGATCGGGGCAGGCGAGCAACAGCAGGTGCTCGTCGTGGCGGGCGACCATCGGCTGATCACAGTGAGGACAGCGTTCGTCAGTGACGCTCTCGCACACCGCGGTCTCACCGTCGTACGTTCCCGATCGAATCGCGGTAACAACATAGAGCGCGGCGATCGTCGGCCGGTACTGCTCGTTTTCCTTGACAATGAACTCGTCTTGCAACTTCTGGAGATGGTAGTTGAACCGGCTCGTGTCGTCGACGCCGACTCGATCGCAGAGCTTCGAAAACGAGAGCCAACCGGCCGACCACGCCGCTTCGTAGTGATCGGCGAGTTCGAACAGAATCTCGAGTCGCGTTTCGTCACCGAGGGCCGCGTACGCGTCGTCCGGAACGGTCCAATTCGGGTCGGTCATGCGTCTGCGATCGGTCGCGACTCGGATAGCTATTCCGGACATGACATACTATCGACTTAAAATCCGTTCAGAGAATACATATCTGCGAACGGTTCGACATGTCCGCTATGGTCGAAACGACAAGCCAGACCGACGCGCTCGAGTCCCCCGTCGAGCGAACGTCTCGAGGCCGTGCGTTGGCAATCGTCGCGCTTCTCGGCATCGCTGCGGTTATTTCGAACATCGCCACCAGCTTCCTCGCCGTGCAGGTACAGCCCAGCGAGGAGTGGATAACGTTCGCGCTCAGTCTGCTCGCGATTGAGGGTTCGTTTCTCGTCGTCGGCGTGGGATACATGTGGTATCGGCCAGCCGTCGACATCCCGATTCGGCCCCCGAACCGGTACGACTGGGGTATCGCTATCGCGGGCGTCGCTGCCGGGCTCGTTGCCGTGACGCTCTCGTTTGCCAGTACTGATGCATTGATACCCGCCGTCGAGGTGCTGCCAGGATTCACGGAGTACGCGGGGTACGACTCCTCGTCGGCGACCGTACTGGTCCTCGGTGCGGTGCTGTCGCTGCTCGTCGTCGGTCCCGTCGAGGAGTTCCTGTTTCGCGGCGTGATTCAGGGGCGTCTGCGAGCGGCGTTCGGACCGGCCGCGGCCATCGGACTGGCCGGATTCGTGTTCTCGTTTTTCCACCTGTATCCGATCCTCCTGCTCGGACCGTCGGCCGCGGTCATCGTTCACGTAACCATCTACTACACTGTGATGGGCGCGATCTTCGGCGTGACCTACGAACGAACGAACACGCTCGTAGTCCCCGCGTTCGTTCACGGCGCGTTCAACGCGGTTTTGTTCCTCGGCTCGATGGCCTTTGTATAGGACGTTACACCGCCTTTGACACTCCCAAACGGCGAATCCACTGTGTTTTTGCGCCGCGCCCTCTTTCCGCCCGATAGAACCAGTCCCGGCTATCAGCGGTGACCTTACGACCGAAAAACGCTCCTGTTGCTATTTCTGGATCCGGGTCCTATCCGTCTGGTCAAGAAGTGAGTCCGTTCGCCGTCGTCTCGTCGAAATCAGCCGTTACAGCCGACTGACCGCGCCGATCGCACTCGAGAGCGGCGGTGCGTCGAAGAGATTTAGCCCGGTGTAGGCGTTGGTACCGGCACAGTAGAGGTCTCGGGCCGTCTCGATCATGTCTTCATCGAGCGGTTCCGGATCCCGCTCGCACAGCGACTTCCAGTCAGCGATATCGCGGCGCTCGGCTTCGGCTTTCGCGTGTTTGACCGACTCGACCCACTCGGGCTGGGTCCGTTTGTGGTACTGTCGGAGGACTTCCTTCGATAACTGGGTGCCCTCGTGGCTGAACCGGTTTTCGTCGAACGTGCCGACCACGTCGGCGACCCGAATCTCGCCGTCGAAGGTGAGACACTCGATCTTGCCGTCCTGGTGGACCAGATCGGCCCCGGTCGCCTGCTCGGTGATGATCTCGTTGACCTCGCGTGCGATCGACTCGAGGTCAGTGATCGAAGCCTCACCGGCGATGTAATCCGCTTCTTCGCGGTCGAGGTACCGGTCGCCTTCCTCGTACTTCGTCGAAAACTCGACGATCGGATTCTCGAGGTCGACCGGCTCGTCGGGCCAGCTCGAGAACTCGAGGCCGTGGTCTGCCGGTTCGGTCCGCCGGCGGAGACTCGAGCCGACCGGGACCGTGTTCCGGAAGACGATCTCGAGGGGGATCAGGTAGTTCGAGCCCGCCTCGGCGTGGTACGACTCGTAGTCGTACTCTCTCCCCTCGTTCGGGAGGTCAGGTACTTGCGTCAGATCGATCTCCATCTCCCAGGGCGGACGCGAGGCGTCCGCGAGCGGGATCACCTCGCCGTCCTCGCTGACGCCGCGATAGTGGGTCGGAACGCCCGCCCGCTCGAGCAGTTCGAAGTTGAACGCGCCCATCGTACAGAGCGTCGCCCCCTTCTGTGGGATCTGGTCGGGCATTTTGCCCCAGTCGAACACCGAGTAATCGTCGGTGAAGACGAACGCGCCGCGGCCGAGCGAGTCGGCCGTCGCCGGTTCCTCGATGCGAAACTCCTTGACGCTCGTCATTCGTGGCACCTCGCCGAGTAGCCCCCGCGGTTCATACTCGAGTTGCCGTGTCCCCATCGTAAGAAGTTTTCAGTATTCCTCGCGGTCCCGCTCCGTCGGGCACGCTCGTGACGGCCCCACTAGCAAACTGTTCGGTTCGGTCGTTTACATCCCCGTCAGACCCGCCGCTCGGAGATAGCGGCGACTCCAATCACGTTCCACCACGTTTTTGGCGCTGTAACGGGTTCGTTGCCACGATGGAGCGACCGGTGACCGAGGCGGACCTCGAATTCGAGCACGTTCCCGAGACCGATCAGTCGTTCGAGAACGCCCTCGAGAAAGCACGGGATGGGCAACGACTCACCGTCGACGACGGTATCGAACTGTTGACCACGGGAACGAACACCGAGGGGATCGACCGGCGACGGAAAGAACTGGTCCTCGAGGCTGCAGACCGCCGGCGCGCAGAGGTCGTCGGCGAGGAGGTCACGTTCATCGCGAACCTGAACAACAACGTGACGACGGCCTGTAACGTCGGCTGTCTGTTCTGTAACTTCAAGGACGCCGCCCACACCTTCGAATCGGACGCGGAGATGGAGAGCCAGGGCTTTACCAAAACCCCGGCCGAGTCTCGAGAGATCGTCAGCAACGCGGTCGATCGGGGTATCTACGAGGTCACGTCTGTTTCCGGGCTACACCCCGCGTTCGCACTCGACGACGAACACCTAGAAATCCTCGAGGCGACCGAAAACCGCAAGGCGGTCAACTTCAAGCCGCCCGAGCGGTACGACACCGACCCCGGAACCTACACCGAACAGATGGCGGCGATGAGCGTCGACGGTGTCCACGTCCACTCGATGACGCCCGAGGAGGCCTACCACGCCCGGCGCGGCACCGACTGGTCCTACCGGGAGGTCTACAGCCGACTTCGAGACGCCGGCCTCGATACCGTCCCCGGAACCGCGGCCGAAATCCTCGTCGAGGAGGTCCGGGAGGTGATCTGCCCCGGCAAGATCAGCACCGACGGCTGGCTCGAGGCGATGGAGGCGGCCGCCGACGCCGGTCACGGCCTCACCTCGACGATCATGTACGGCCACGTCGAGAACGAGGCCCACCGGGTCATGCACCTAAAACGCATCCGCGACCTCCAAGAGCGCGTCGACGGCGCGATCGCCGAGTTCGTCCCGCTATCCTTTATCCACCAGAACACGCCGCTTTACGAACACGACGTCGTCTCCGGCGGCGCGAGCACCGACGAGGACGAACTGCTGATCGCCGTCTCGAGGCTCTTCCTCGACAACATCGACCACATCCAGTCCTCGTGGGTGAAATACGGCGACCAGCAGGGACTGAAGATGCTCTCCTGTGGCGCGGACGATTTCATGGGAACGATCCTCTCCGAGGAGATCACCAAACGCGCCGGCGGCGAGTACGGCGAGTTCCGCTCGGTCGAGGACTACGTCGACCTCATCACCTCGATCGGACGCGTCCCCGTCGAGCGCTCGACGGACTACGAAAAGCGCCGCGTCGTCGACCCCGACGACCCGCCGTTCGGTCCGCAACTGGGGCCGAAAGCTGACGGCACGCCGCTGCTCGCTCGAGGCGACGATACCGTTCCCGCCGACGACTGATACGTTTCCCGCGTGACGCTCGATCGATGCGATACTCCTCTCTCCTGAGAATCGGATTCCGACACCCGTTTGCCGTCTTCGCGGTCTCCGCTCACCCTGAGTAGCTAAACTCGAGCACGTCGCCCTCTTCGATGCCCCGTTCTGTGGTCCACTCGTAGTTGACCTCGAGGACGAACTGGCCGTAGCCCGGATACCCCTGTTCGGAGCCGTCCTCGTTCGGGCCGGGCTTTGGCGCGTGGTGAATCCCCGTGATGACGCCCTCGCTGTCGGCGTAGATGATGTCGATGCCGAAGGACATGTCGGGCATGATGAATCGAAGGTCCTGCTCGGAGCTGTTGATGAAGATCATGCCCCGATCCTCGGGCAACTCCTCGGTGTCGCTGAGGCCGATCGTTTGCAGTTCGGACGTGTCGGCGACCGCAGCCGTCACCTCCCCGAGTTCCTCGCCGTCGAGGGTCATCACGCTGACCTCGGTCTCGTCGTAATCGGCGTGGACCTCCGAGAAGTCGCCATCGCTCGAGTTCTCGTCCTCGTCGCTCTCGTTTTGCTCGTCTCCGCCGTCGCCCGCGCCCGAATCGTCGTCGCCACCAGACTCGTCGGTACTCGCGCTCGAGTCGTCGTCCGCCGGATCGCTTTCGTCGTCGGATTCGGTACAGCCGGCGAGACTGGCCCCGACGCCGACTGCGAGGCCTGTCAGGAGAGTTCGTCGATTCGACGTCGGTGATCGAGGAGGGGTCATCTACTGAGTTTCTGACCACGGAGACACTGATAAATATTTGTCAACGCTCACGCGTACGTGTACATTTCCCTCGAGCGCGCCGCTCCTATCGGAGCCGTTCGACACCTCGACGGTCAGTTTTCGCCAGTCTGGTGGTCGACACTCTCGGTATCGTCGACCCTCGCCGCTATGTCGAACTTGACCCCGGTTAGCTCCTCGGAGACGGTCCAGAGTTTCCGTGCGGTCTCGCGGTCGTAAGACTGCTCGGCCGAGCGCTGGCGTTCGGGCGCGCCGCGCATGTTCATGAATCCGCCCGGGCCGTAGTACTCCCCGCCCTGCACGTCGCTCGCCGTCGCCGCGTACAGCGTCGACAGCGCGCCCTTGGCCGCCGACTGGGCGAGCACGGCGTTCGAAACATCCATCAGGAGCTTTCGCGCCCGCGAGCCGCTCATCTCGGGTGCGCGAGCCTGAAGCGAGGTGTCGGCGTAGCCCGGGTGGACCCCCACGCTCAGCGCGTTCGAGGGAGTCGACTCGAGTC contains the following coding sequences:
- a CDS encoding winged helix-turn-helix domain-containing protein, with translation MTDPNWTVPDDAYAALGDETRLEILFELADHYEAAWSAGWLSFSKLCDRVGVDDTSRFNYHLQKLQDEFIVKENEQYRPTIAALYVVTAIRSGTYDGETAVCESVTDERCPHCDQPMVARHDEHLLLLACPDHGTTLGYPVPPVAASHQSLETLVELALRRHAADIESIRRGVCPYCWGPATISFPRETIPELYLQLETVYATVACEACWMSYPVPIPSLLGSVPAVIALYDDHDLTPLAMQRGSTALSRVSEVELLENGTAEITISLDETGLAVVIDGDGTVERCQRIG
- a CDS encoding CPBP family intramembrane glutamic endopeptidase, producing the protein MVETTSQTDALESPVERTSRGRALAIVALLGIAAVISNIATSFLAVQVQPSEEWITFALSLLAIEGSFLVVGVGYMWYRPAVDIPIRPPNRYDWGIAIAGVAAGLVAVTLSFASTDALIPAVEVLPGFTEYAGYDSSSATVLVLGAVLSLLVVGPVEEFLFRGVIQGRLRAAFGPAAAIGLAGFVFSFFHLYPILLLGPSAAVIVHVTIYYTVMGAIFGVTYERTNTLVVPAFVHGAFNAVLFLGSMAFV
- a CDS encoding phosphoribosylaminoimidazolesuccinocarboxamide synthase, with the translated sequence MTSVKEFRIEEPATADSLGRGAFVFTDDYSVFDWGKMPDQIPQKGATLCTMGAFNFELLERAGVPTHYRGVSEDGEVIPLADASRPPWEMEIDLTQVPDLPNEGREYDYESYHAEAGSNYLIPLEIVFRNTVPVGSSLRRRTEPADHGLEFSSWPDEPVDLENPIVEFSTKYEEGDRYLDREEADYIAGEASITDLESIAREVNEIITEQATGADLVHQDGKIECLTFDGEIRVADVVGTFDENRFSHEGTQLSKEVLRQYHKRTQPEWVESVKHAKAEAERRDIADWKSLCERDPEPLDEDMIETARDLYCAGTNAYTGLNLFDAPPLSSAIGAVSRL
- the cofH gene encoding 7,8-didemethyl-8-hydroxy-5-deazariboflavin synthase subunit CofH; amino-acid sequence: MERPVTEADLEFEHVPETDQSFENALEKARDGQRLTVDDGIELLTTGTNTEGIDRRRKELVLEAADRRRAEVVGEEVTFIANLNNNVTTACNVGCLFCNFKDAAHTFESDAEMESQGFTKTPAESREIVSNAVDRGIYEVTSVSGLHPAFALDDEHLEILEATENRKAVNFKPPERYDTDPGTYTEQMAAMSVDGVHVHSMTPEEAYHARRGTDWSYREVYSRLRDAGLDTVPGTAAEILVEEVREVICPGKISTDGWLEAMEAAADAGHGLTSTIMYGHVENEAHRVMHLKRIRDLQERVDGAIAEFVPLSFIHQNTPLYEHDVVSGGASTDEDELLIAVSRLFLDNIDHIQSSWVKYGDQQGLKMLSCGADDFMGTILSEEITKRAGGEYGEFRSVEDYVDLITSIGRVPVERSTDYEKRRVVDPDDPPFGPQLGPKADGTPLLARGDDTVPADD
- a CDS encoding DUF192 domain-containing protein; its protein translation is MTPPRSPTSNRRTLLTGLAVGVGASLAGCTESDDESDPADDDSSASTDESGGDDDSGAGDGGDEQNESDEDENSSDGDFSEVHADYDETEVSVMTLDGEELGEVTAAVADTSELQTIGLSDTEELPEDRGMIFINSSEQDLRFIMPDMSFGIDIIYADSEGVITGIHHAPKPGPNEDGSEQGYPGYGQFVLEVNYEWTTERGIEEGDVLEFSYSG